In the Balaenoptera acutorostrata chromosome 16, mBalAcu1.1, whole genome shotgun sequence genome, tttggctgtgttgggtcttcgtttctgtgcgagggcttcctctagttgcggcgagcggggtccactcttcatcgcggtgcgcgggcctctcactgtcacggcctctcttgttgcagagcacaagctccagatgcgcaggctcagtagttgtggctcacaggcttagttgctccgcggcatgtgggatcttcccagaccagggcccgaatccgtgtcccctgcattggcaggcagattctcaaccactgcgccacaagggaagcccctatttcactctttttaatggctgagtaatattctattgtatatatgtgccacatcttctttaccaggTGTGATTCTATCCTGCATGGCtgctcagtgccaggcactgggtcaGTCATTGGGAGGAACATGGACAGGAATAAGTTATGGTCACTAACTTGGTCACAATGTTCTTAGTTGCAAACAACAGACCTACTCTAGTCTGTGGGAGCAGGAAAGGAATTTATTAAAGATGTCAGGCAGCTCACAGGCTTTGTGGAAGGCCAGAGACATAGGCTTGGTTGCCATGAGGCCAGATAGACTCCCCAAACCTCACTGCTCCAGCAAGACCTCACTGCCTCTGGTCACAGTCACTGCCGCTCATGCCACTGACACTGCACACTGGACTCTGGACACCCTCGCCCTAGGAGCAGCATCCACTCCCGCCATCATTCCCAGGGGACTCTGTGCGATGGCAATTTCCAGGCATCCTCTGTAAGGAGGTCCTGCTCCATGTGTCTGATTGTGGAActgaggtcacacacctgtgacaAGGATGCTAGGACAGCAAGTCCTAGATGCTACTTTGGTGTAATGGGATTCACATCGTGTGAAATTCTTCAAACTCTGTGTTTCAAAAGAAACCGAGGGGCCACGAACCATGATGAATGTGCCCCTGACTTCCAGGAACTCAGAGGCGGCAGCGGGCAGTTTAAACATATGAGGTGAAAGCAGAAGTGTACAGGAGCCTATGGCATCGCTGGTGAGAGGGGAGGCAGCCCCTTAAGGGAGCAGGAGAGCTACCCCAAAGACTTATTTTAGGGGAGGTAGAGGATGGCACTGGAAAGGATCACCATGGCCAGCTCTGAAGAGTTTTGAGAGCCAACTGGTTAAGAGGCCTGAGCGTCTGTGTGTAGAGGCAAACACAGGGTGAAATTTTAGGCACCGTGGCAAGCTGTAGGGGGAACATTTGGGGATAAGatggtgttatgggttgaactgtgttaccctcaaattcatatattgaaatcctaagccccagtacctcagaaagtGACTGTATTAGaggtagggcctttaaagaggtaattaaagttaaatgaggtcattattAGGCTGGGCTCTAATCCACTGTGAccggtgtcctcataagaagaggagattaggacatagATATGCTTAGAgggaagaccacgtgaagacacagggagaagacagccatctacaagccaaagagagaggcttcagaagaaaccaatcctgccaatgccttgatctcagacttctagcctccagaactgtgagaaaataaatttctgttgtttaagcaacCCAGTCtaaagtattttgttatggcagcctgagcaaactaatAAAATGGTAAGTCCCTCAAATGTACCAGGAAGTTCTGTTTGTTGCCACTCCCCAGAGGCCATCCTGGGCATGCAGGGCTTTTCGGAGGATCATGgttgaagaaagagaaggaaagcttGCTTGATGTAGCCAGGAGCAGACTTAAGATTCAAGAGGAGTTTTAGAAAGTCCAGGCTGTCCAGGGAAACCTGGCTGCAGGGTGCTGTGTCCTCAAGCCATGGAGAGTGGCTTGGGGCATTTCTGTTCTCTCAAAATAGACCCTCAGGGCACCTGTTGGGCTGACCACTGAACTATTCTTATGCCCCTTCTTGAAGCCCAGCTTCACCACTGAACTATTCTTATGCCCCTTCTTGAAGCCCAGCTGGCTGTGTGATTGGCATCCTTGAGCCtccttttctttgtgtgtgaAATCAAACAAGATAACATGCCCTGTGCCTAATCACCCACTCAGTGCAAGGGGAAGGCTCAGGAAAAGGGAGTTCTCTTCCTCTGCTCTTTCACATCAAGGGCAAATGCATATCAGGGGTGGGAACAGCAAGGGTAAACATATAATTGGGGTGGAGACCTGATTTATTAATAACTCATAAATCATCTGAAACTGTAGTTTCTTGTTGATAGTCAACCCTCTGTAAACACTGAATGTGTCCTTCGTATGTTATCTTTTCTAATGATGCCAAACATATGGTTGCCGTCTCCGATATAAGTTCAGCATGACTTTCCCTGGATGCAATACCTGCAAGGACTCCTGCTCATCACAATGGAGGTAACTGGTTTCATATATAAaggccagaaaagaaaaaaagggggggatatatatattctttatttatttatttatttttttaaattaattaattaattaatttatttttgactgtgttgattcttcgtttctgtgcgaggactttctccagttgtggcgagcgggggccactcttcatcgcggtgcacgggcctctcactatcgcgggctctcttgttgcggagcacaggctccagacgcgcaggctcagtagttgtggctcacgggcccagttgctccgcggcatgtgggatcttcccagaccagggctcgaacccgtgtcccctgcatgggcaggcagactctcaaccactgcgccacaagggaagccctatattctttattttaatatgctGTGATGTGTGTTTCTACTGGATACTATTCAGGGGAAATGTGACCTGGTCATGAATCTTCTACAGATTACTTGCAATACAATGTGTAGTAGAATGAGCGTCTGGGAGCTTGGGAACATCTTCATGAATTTAGCACTATTTCTGTCCTCTAAAGTCAAAGCTGTTATTTCTTCCAGTAATTTTGGGGTCAGTTGGGTTTCATATATGTCTCTAATTCTTGAGCTTTGAGTGAGTGATTtgtgaaattaaatataatttcagcACTACAGCactgcatcattttacagatgaggaaactgagcctgggGAAGGCAAGAAGCTGCTGCAAGGGTCTCACCAGGAGCCTCTGGGGGAGGAGAGTTGTGAACCCAGGAGTCCCTCTCTCTAGGCCAGTGGTTTCCAAACTTGCCTGTACAGTGGAATCACCTGGGAGTCTGTGAATAATACTGATACCTTACTCCCATCCCAGACACTCTGATTTAATTGGCCTGCAGTGAGGCCTGAGAATCAGGGTTTTTCAAAGCTGCCCAGGTGATTTTCATGTTcagcaaagtttgggaaccaATACTCTAGGCACTTTTCATTGTATCATGctgtattaagaaaaaattttgcaTCAGAATCTATAAAAACTCATCTAGGCTTCCTCTCTGTCTTTAATTCAAACTTGATCTTTTTCGAAGTATCCTTTCCTAGAGTGAGTAAAACGGAATGAACTGGGCTGCTCTCGGTGtgcaaaggaagaggaaggaagtggCCAACCAGCAGGAGTAGAAAGTGAGGTTGGAGAGGATCCTCCCTTGGGCCATGCCTCAGAGACGGGTCTTGAGACAGAGCTGGAAATAGTAGAAAAACAGTGGGATCCTCCCAGTTCCACTCAGACCCCTTCCTCCAGCCTCAGAGTGAACTTTGTAAGCTACAGCCCTGGCAGTGCCCCTGCCCAGCCTAAGACCCCCTTGAAGACACCTGACTCTTGATCCTACAGGGCAAGTCTCTTCAAGGAGCAGCGACTTACCTAAAAGGACACAATTTCTAGGGGCACCACCAGCCTGCTTCATCTCAAGGCCAGGCACAAAGCTGCACCATCTAGAAAATATAACATTTGCCGGCCTTATAGCTGCACTGTCTCCTGTGCCTGCAAGTACCAGGGGATTATGTCTACTGAAGACAGGAAAGGAAGCAGaacaaggagggagggaaggtggaaGAATAGAATATGGGAACAGGAAGGAAGTTTAGAGCTTCTCTGGTCAGGGGTGGTCCTCAGACCAGGAGCAGTGGTATCGCCTGGGAGCTTGCTAGAATGAGGACTCAAAACTCCACTGAAGCAGAATCTGCAGTTTATTTAATAAGATCTCCCAGAGTCTCATATGCACATTGAAACAGCACTGGTTTTGATCATTTTTCTTGTGCTTCTCACCTGGGGGCCTTGGTAAAGATTCAAAGGTCATGACCCCATCCTTCTTCAATGAGCCCGAGACTGGGGGTTCCTTATTAGcaacccaggtgattctgatgtccaCCCAAGTGGGGGAACCTCTCTTTTTACAGGGGAGGGaactgagggagagagggagaaagggcgGGGGGAGGAAAAGCATGCCAGTGGCAGGCTATTTTTGAGATAGTGTCAATTGGTTAATCTCAAAACCGAATAATTGGTTCTCCCCTGTCACCATGTTTGGACTCCATCCCCCAGTCATTCAATTGGGGGCCTCTGCTCAGAGCTGTGGGAGATCTGGGAATTCTGCACTCCTCAATCACCCGGGACTGCAGCCCTGGCTTATGCCTACTGATACCTCTGTTCTGTGACTCAGTGAAACAAGACCTTCAAGATTCCCATGATCACCACTATCTCCAAGGAGCTCCCTTTTTGGATGAAGAGAGCAGAAATTTTGCCAAGAAGCctggcctttttctttctttctttctttcttttttttgagaaaaaaattcaggTTTCCACAATGACCTTAAGCTGAAGATTATGCAAAAGAATAAGACAGAGAGAGCAGGTGCACCCTCAAGTCCTGGTGTGAGCTAAATGCATGGAGGGTTTCTTGTAAGAAttgatttatttctctgtttataAAACCAATGCATTTTATTGTAGACAATTTAGAAGATAAGAGAAAAAGTCCGAAGAAGAAAAGTTGTCATAATCCTTCAGCTCCAAAATGACTTGTTAAAATGTGGTACAGAACCTTCAGTATCTCTATGTATCTTTTTACATTATAGAAATCACACCAAGCAAACTGTTTTGTAACCTGTTACTTCACTTAATGATACATAGTGATCACTTGCTCatgtcatttaattttctcttacTTCCTCAGTTGACCAGTTTCTTTTCTGAATCATCACGTTCTCAACCAGCCCTGTTCCTGAGCATtttgattatttccattttcccacAGCAGTAAGCATCCTTGAGGAGACAGTGATCTCCTTCTCTGTGCCATTCTTCTTAGGATCAAGTCTTAGAAGTGAAAAGACTTAGAAGTGATGAAGGCAAATACTGTAAAGAGTTTTAAGATTTTGGATATACACTCCATAAAAATTGTTCCAATACAAACCATCCttgtgcaatttttaaaaatttttaaaatttattttatttttattttttggggctgcgttgggtcttcgttgctgcacttgggctttctctagttgtgacgagcgggggctactctttgttgcggtgcaccggcttctcattgcggtggcttctcttgctgtggagcacgggctctaggtgcacaggcttcagtagttgcaacacgcaggctcagtagttgtggcacatgggcttagttgctcctcggcatatgggatcttcctggcagagatcaaacccctgtcccctgcgtttggcagacggattcttaaccactgcgccaccagggaagtccctattcttgTGCACTTTACTTCCCATATATGCCTCTATTTCCCTCTGggtattagaaattaaataattattcttgCCATCCCATTATGATTCTATTTTATCTACATGGTTACATTTCCTGTGTTATCTGTCAGTTGAACTTTCTCATGTATTTATTCGTCATTTCTATTAgggtctgtgcatgtgtgtgtgaaatgCCACTTTATTTCCTTTGTCATTTTTCAACTAAGGATGCTTCTCTTTTTCCTGTTGATATATAGAAACTCTTCATACATTGATGTTGTTCTCCAAATTtggtaattgctttttttttttttttaatttttatttatttatttatttatttatttatttattttattttttttggctgtgctgggtcttcggttcgtgcgagggctttctctagttgcggcaagtgggggccactcttcatcgcggtgcggggaccgctcttcatcgcggtgcgcgggcctctcactatcgcggcccctcccgttgcggggcacaggctccagacgcgcaggctcagcagctgtggctcacgggcccagctgctccgtggcatgtggtatcttcccagaccagggctcgaacccgtgtctcctgcattagcaggcagattcccaaccactgagccaccagggaagcccggtaattgctttttaattttgtttatgactTACAACTTTTAcatattcaaatttatttcttttcttttccttttatgcttAGAATAAGATATTTGCCTATATTTCTGTGATTAGTTTATGATCTTATTGTAAAAATGTAACCTTTGAATCcttttagaatgtattttattGTGGGAACTAAAGTAGAAAATTAACTTTGTTTCTTCCTCAAATAGTTCACCGCTTGTtctaataccatttattgaataatcattctctacagatttcaaagactaagtttattttatagtaaatttatatatatatttatttataaataaatatatattttttctgggttttctattttgttccctttatttgtctttctattctTATATCAGTAACACACTACTTCAAGTAGCATCAGCTCATAATTAATTTTAGACATCTTACAGAATAAGTACTctcaccacatcttttttttttcttttaggttcaatattttttaaaaatcacagtatcATATTACTTTTCTTTGTAACCATTTTCCAAATTGTCTTCATATTGCCATTAATTAATCATTACTTGGAACACGTTTTTATGAATTCCATGACTTCTTCCCAAAAGTTTATCCTGCTATTTGCTTTACTCACCACAAAATTGTGCATGTGTTTTGCGGGGGGGTTGTGTTTCAAAATCTGGGTCTAGCAGAGTGTGTGTGTAGCACATGTCTCATTCATCATGCATATTACATGCATCGCTCCATCCTCCCCAcaggactattttttaaaattaaagtatggttgctgtacaatattatatgttacaggtgtacagtatagtggttcacaattttaaaggttatactccatttattgttattataaaatattggctatattcctcgtGTTGTATAATAtaaccttgtagcttattttatacctaatagtttgtacctcttactcccctacccctgtattgcccctcccccattccctctccccattggtaactgctagtttgttctctagatcTCCCACAGGACTCTTTACCtctttatctccactttacagagcAGGTAACTGAGGCTTAGAATGGTGAGATATTCACATGGCTAGTTGTGGGCTGAGCTGGAATTCAAAGCCAGGTGGTACCTGCCCGGCAACCACTGTGCTGTAACACCGCATCCCATTTGAAGGAAACAGATGCAAATGAGCAGATGAGACCCGCTTATCACACCGTCCCAAAGACTGTCTCACaacatcttcctttttaaaaggtttttggaAATCCCCACCATAaagtttgtttgtatgttttgcttGCTCATCTCAAAATGATGACAAGAACAGCTTGATACTTTCCTTTGTCCTACAGATCCAGTATCAGCATAGATGAGCTGATATGTTCATCAGCCATCAATGATGCCTTtatcatctggaaaatgaagtTCTTATCCTTGTGGTCTAAGAACTCTAACTAACCCAATTAGCTCCAGCGAGTCTCCAATTGCGTTTTCTTTGTCTCCGTATCTTTGTCAATGTTTTATTATCTTCCTGAAACTCTTCTCACTCCCTCATTTCTGTCCTTTAAATTATACATGCTCTGCAAACAGCTAAAAATCTCTTATCCACAAGGGTTTCCTGAACCTCCTCTGTAATAAAATAGAACACTAACATTATTGCTCTATGACTTTTCACTCACATTTTGCTTTTTCCCCGGTTTATTTTAGTAACTTGTATAGATCTTGTTCCTCTGCTAGATTATCTGAAGGTAGAAGCTCTACCTTCAAACCACTTGTCAGAGCCTAGCAGGGACCTCCATACAGGACACGCAGTCAATGATTACAACTGAATTCATTCGTTCTTCTTCCCTGACCCTTCTTTACATTGCAGAATGCTCTTCTGGGTAGCCTCATGGTTTTAGCCACCTTGGCGACTTCATGCAACGCCCAGTGCTATATCATATCTAATCAGAACTCTACACCTAATAGTAAGTCCTGGCTTTTCAATGTTATTTGACTGCATCCTGGTAGACATAACCTGTTGGCAGATGAATGCCCTTAAATCTACATGAGATAGAAGGTTAGGGCAGATACATAAATGGAGTAAAATGAGGGACTTCAACTTGCCATTTGAATAAgatagtggttctcaaccttagcTATATGAGAATTGCCTGGAGAGCTTTTGAAGCTTACTAATGCTCAGATGGTTTCCATTCAAGACCAGGTAAATCAGAATCACTGGGATAGGAGCTACACATTTAGAAGCTTCTTGATTGACTCCTATATGCAGTTAGGGTTAAGAGTCATTTGTTATTCTAGTACTTCTCAAACTCTAAATGTGCATGCAAACCCTCTGGGAGTCTTATTGAAgtacagattctgattctgtgGGCGTGGAGTGGACTGAGAGTCTTCATGTCTCGCAGCCTCAGGTGGTGCTGATGTCGCTCATCCCTCAAGCACACATGGACCGCCATggatctagagcagtggttctcattCTTGGTTGAACATTTGAACCTGTTGGGGGAGCTTTCTAAAATATATGGCAGCCTGGACCCCatgcccagagattctgatttcatgGTTCTGGGTTGGGACCCAGgcctagatttattttttattttttaatgcccaAGATGTTTCACATGTGCATTGGGGgttgaaaagcaaagcaaagggaagaggagaaaggaggcatTTATCCAGACATAATatagcagaaaaaaaattcaccctaAGTACCCCTAGGCTCATAATAGCTCTCTGATTAAAGAGAGAGGGGCTTATATTTTCTTGAAATGTCTGTTCTGAAACAAACTCTGGGTAGGTTTAATCTTGCTGTAAGAAAACATGATCAGTGGCACGAGTTGGATAGTACTGGAATTTAGCCATGAGTGAACACCTGAGCACATTTCTTATATGCCTTTAAAATCATTGAGATTCTCCCTCTCTGGGTGGTGTGCAGAGGGCATGGGCTGGCCCCAGTGTCCTACAAGCCTTGTTCTGGTTGCATGACTTTGGGACCGTGCTGATGATACCACATGTATTATTTTAGAATGCAAGGATCTCAATGGAGTCATACACCCGCTGAACTCAAAGTGGAAGACTGAGAACTGTGAGGAGTGTACTTGTGACcaaggtggaattcactgttgcaaCACGTAAGTCTCAAGCCAACAGGGCTGAGAGGCGGAGGCAGCTGCTGTGCTATCTGAGGAACAGCTACTACCTCTTTCAAAATCACATCCCGAAGGGGGTTTAGTTTTCAgtcctatttcttttcctttcttttttttttaactgtggtaaaatatacataacataaaatttagaattttatccatttttttggtttttgtttgtctgtttgtttgggttttttggcttcaccatgtggcatgtgggatcttagtttcctgatcaaggactgaacctgtgccccctgcattgagagtgcagggtcttaaccactggcccgccagggaagtccctaacccttttaaaagttatgttcagtggcattaagtacattcacaattttgtgcaaccatctccaccatccatctccagaaatttttcatcttcccaactgaaactccatatccattaaacaataacaccCCATGTCCTCCtcccccccagctcctggcaaccaccatctactctctgtttctatgaattcgaCAACCCTAAGtggaattgtacagtatttgtccttttatgactggtattgggaaggaagaaaacttTCCTCCACCattctaggttcttctggttAAGAATtcaattgacatgagacagattaacaggaaaaaaatcaaatttaatttcatatatacGGGAAACCCACATACACGAGAGGTTTAGAGACAGAAACCTAAAGGCAGGTAAAATGAGGTAtatatgccatcctgagctaaggaatggATTAGGGGCTTGGGGCTTCCAAGGACAGGAGAGTCATTTACAGGATGATAAGAATAAGAGTATATGTTTGGTAATTAGATGTTTACCATGACAGATAAACGGGGtcacttaaataaaatttatctctggtaataactCTTCTCTGGGAAGAATCCTCAATTTAATACTACCTAGGTAGTTAATGGGGCAGTAGTTTCTCTTGAACCTGCAAGGTGTCTATTGCCTTTAGCTCAGAATAATCCTCATGCAAAAGTGGCACATTTGGGGGAGGCTTGTCCTGAACCCCTACACTGGCTTATATTAATGTAACGTCCTCTAGaatcacccatgttgtagcatgtcttagaatttccttgctttttaaggctgaataatgtt is a window encoding:
- the MSMB gene encoding beta-microseminoprotein, which codes for MQYLQGLLLITMENALLGSLMVLATLATSCNAQCYIISNQNSTPNKCKDLNGVIHPLNSKWKTENCEECTCDQGGIHCCNTAAVPVDYDTNKCQIIFNKETCTYSVVEQEDPGKTCAVSVWVL